A stretch of Longimicrobium sp. DNA encodes these proteins:
- a CDS encoding MmcQ/YjbR family DNA-binding protein encodes MSDDELSRVRRICLALPEATEQVAWGEPTWRVRKKLFAMFAGNHHNDGRIALWCNAPLGVQEHLVRTEPEKYFVPPYVGVKGWIGIMIARASDEEIASLVLDAYCMVAPKRLQAQV; translated from the coding sequence ATGAGCGACGACGAGCTGAGCAGGGTGCGGCGTATCTGCCTGGCGCTGCCGGAGGCCACGGAGCAGGTAGCCTGGGGCGAGCCGACGTGGCGGGTGCGCAAGAAGCTCTTCGCCATGTTCGCCGGCAACCATCACAACGACGGCCGGATCGCGCTGTGGTGCAACGCGCCGCTGGGCGTGCAGGAGCACCTGGTCCGCACCGAGCCCGAGAAGTACTTCGTGCCGCCGTACGTGGGCGTGAAGGGGTGGATCGGGATCATGATCGCCCGCGCGAGCGACGAAGAGATCGCGTCGCTGGTGCTGGACGCGTACTGCATGGTGGCGCCGAAGCGGCTGCAGGCACAGGTCTGA
- the rpsU gene encoding 30S ribosomal protein S21, whose product MVEVQLAETDRLDWALKQFRRRMLRSGMFRDMRRKRFYEKPSEARKAKAKAAERRRHKDRKRARRGEF is encoded by the coding sequence GTGGTCGAGGTTCAGCTCGCGGAAACCGATCGCCTGGACTGGGCGCTGAAGCAGTTCCGCCGCCGCATGCTTCGCTCGGGAATGTTCCGCGACATGCGCCGCAAGCGCTTCTACGAGAAGCCGAGCGAGGCGCGCAAGGCCAAGGCGAAGGCCGCCGAGCGCCGCCGGCACAAGGACCGCAAGCGCGCGCGCCGCGGCGAGTTCTAG
- a CDS encoding helix-turn-helix domain-containing protein yields MNDAILLLGPEREGAEALSGLGAVRVQTRGQIRAAVGDCLVEHLWVAPRADDLLPLVSFLGTDRCARRALRSQSVVVLEPLSSAQRAVYPELFRRILAPAEGVRLLPTEELVDVLAAPDAGDYLAGVAVDAASGVVVLYRGTLEPLIVPFAWFQRPGGGTAPDFSDFGVGDYGQTVRFGSYEAAASAILYEFDPEYRKRARARELGLDRSIGGSVRRLRIFRGLRQSDFPGISSKEIGRIERGDIQKPHAATLAAIAARLGVTVDELRSY; encoded by the coding sequence ATGAATGATGCAATCCTGCTGCTCGGCCCCGAGCGCGAAGGTGCGGAGGCGCTTTCCGGCCTCGGGGCCGTGCGGGTCCAAACCCGCGGTCAGATCCGGGCGGCGGTGGGCGACTGCCTGGTCGAGCACCTGTGGGTGGCGCCGCGCGCCGACGACCTGCTGCCGCTGGTGTCGTTCCTCGGCACCGACCGCTGCGCGCGCCGCGCCCTCCGCAGCCAGAGCGTCGTCGTGCTGGAACCGCTCTCCTCGGCGCAGCGCGCCGTGTATCCGGAGCTGTTCCGCCGCATCCTGGCGCCCGCCGAGGGTGTCCGTCTCCTGCCCACGGAGGAGCTCGTGGACGTGCTGGCCGCGCCCGACGCGGGCGACTATCTCGCAGGCGTGGCCGTCGACGCGGCCAGCGGCGTGGTGGTGCTGTACCGCGGCACCCTCGAGCCGCTCATCGTCCCGTTCGCGTGGTTCCAGCGGCCGGGGGGCGGCACCGCCCCCGACTTTTCGGACTTCGGCGTGGGCGACTACGGCCAGACGGTCCGCTTCGGCAGCTACGAGGCGGCGGCCAGCGCCATCCTCTACGAGTTCGACCCCGAGTACCGGAAGCGGGCCAGGGCGCGCGAGCTCGGGCTGGACCGCTCGATCGGGGGATCGGTGCGCAGGCTCCGCATCTTCCGCGGGCTCCGCCAGTCGGACTTTCCCGGCATCTCCAGCAAGGAGATCGGGCGGATCGAGCGCGGCGACATCCAGAAGCCGCACGCCGCCACGCTCGCGGCCATCGCGGCGCGGCTGGGTGTCACCGTCGACGAGCTGCGGAGCTACTGA
- a CDS encoding YifB family Mg chelatase-like AAA ATPase, with protein sequence MLATVTAAAVLGIDAFLVTIEADVSSGLPAFFMVGLPQGAVKEARDRIQAALANSGFYIPPRRITLNLAPADVPKQGSAFDLPLAVGMLAGSAQMRSIDRLAEYMMVGELGLDGALRPVRGALPLAIAARDAGFRGIVLPAHNVAEAAVVDGLDVRGAGTLKEIVHFLEGSADLPRTTIDREALFRAASLAELDFADVKGQEHVKRALEVAAAGAHNILMVGPPGSGKTMLAQRLPGILPPLTFEEALETTKIHSVAGLLGGTKALVATRPFRNPHTTISDAGLIGGGPHPRPGEVSLAHHGVLFLDELAEFRRNVLEVLRQPIEDARVTLSRAAVSLTYPSRFMLVAAMNPCPCGHHGDTQRRCTCAPQAVQRYLGRVSGPLLDRIDLHVEVPAVRYRDLSDRRAGEPSEAIRERVARAREVQRARFGDRADAHANAHMGARDLREHCQIGDGGEALLRTAITRLGLSARAYHRVLKIARTIADLDDGGDITTAHVSEAIQYRSLDRASAAAAAAAASG encoded by the coding sequence ATGCTTGCCACGGTCACCGCCGCAGCCGTGCTGGGAATCGACGCGTTCCTGGTCACCATCGAGGCCGACGTATCGAGCGGCCTCCCCGCCTTCTTCATGGTGGGCCTGCCGCAGGGCGCGGTGAAGGAGGCCCGCGACCGCATCCAGGCCGCGCTGGCCAACAGCGGGTTCTACATCCCACCGCGCCGCATCACCCTCAACCTGGCCCCCGCCGACGTCCCCAAGCAGGGGAGCGCCTTCGACCTCCCGCTCGCCGTGGGGATGCTGGCCGGCTCGGCGCAGATGCGCTCCATCGACCGCCTCGCCGAGTACATGATGGTCGGCGAGCTGGGGCTGGACGGCGCGCTGCGCCCCGTGCGCGGCGCGCTGCCGCTGGCCATCGCCGCCAGGGACGCGGGGTTCCGGGGGATCGTGCTCCCCGCGCACAACGTGGCCGAGGCGGCGGTAGTGGACGGGCTCGACGTGCGCGGCGCCGGCACGCTGAAGGAGATCGTCCACTTCCTCGAAGGCTCGGCCGACCTGCCGCGCACCACCATCGACCGCGAGGCGCTGTTCCGCGCCGCGTCGCTCGCCGAGCTCGACTTCGCGGACGTGAAGGGGCAGGAGCACGTCAAACGCGCGCTGGAGGTGGCCGCGGCCGGCGCGCACAACATCCTCATGGTCGGCCCGCCGGGCTCGGGGAAGACGATGCTCGCGCAGCGCCTCCCGGGCATCCTCCCGCCGCTGACCTTCGAGGAGGCGCTGGAGACGACGAAGATCCACTCCGTGGCCGGCCTGCTCGGCGGCACGAAGGCGCTCGTCGCCACGCGGCCCTTCCGGAATCCCCACACCACCATCTCCGACGCGGGGCTGATCGGCGGCGGGCCGCATCCGCGCCCGGGCGAGGTCTCGCTCGCCCACCACGGCGTGCTCTTCCTCGACGAACTCGCCGAGTTCCGCCGCAACGTCCTCGAGGTTTTGAGACAGCCGATCGAGGACGCCCGGGTCACCCTCAGCCGCGCGGCAGTCTCCCTCACCTACCCCTCGCGGTTCATGCTCGTCGCGGCCATGAACCCCTGCCCCTGCGGCCACCACGGCGACACCCAGCGCCGCTGCACCTGCGCCCCGCAGGCGGTGCAGCGCTACCTCGGCCGCGTCTCCGGGCCGCTGCTGGACCGCATCGACCTGCACGTGGAGGTGCCGGCCGTGCGCTACCGCGACCTCTCCGACCGCCGCGCGGGCGAGCCCAGCGAGGCCATTCGCGAACGCGTGGCCCGCGCGCGCGAGGTGCAGCGCGCGCGCTTCGGCGACCGCGCGGACGCGCACGCCAACGCGCACATGGGCGCGCGCGACCTCCGCGAGCACTGCCAGATCGGCGACGGCGGCGAAGCGCTGCTCCGCACGGCCATCACGCGGCTGGGCCTGAGCGCGCGAGCCTATCACCGCGTGCTGAAGATCGCCCGCACCATCGCCGACCTCGACGACGGCGGCGACATCACCACCGCGCACGTGAGCGAGGCCATCCAGTACCGCTCGCTCGACCGCGCCAGCGCCGCCGCAGCAGCCGCAGCGGCGTCCGGGTGA
- a CDS encoding alpha/beta fold hydrolase, producing the protein MPARRATQKSTTGRTLLHLFFGTASRVAPRWTERRAARLFLTPKRRRRPVPAPPESAAGVISRPFVLEMDGLRVPAWSWGAGPMVLLAHGWAGGAADMAPLAGALAEAGYRAVFLELPGHGDDGRRHTSMAEWLRALRGIVGLLGQPYAVVGHSMGAAAVALALDEGVEPRGAVLLAPVVAPMAFADRFARFIGLPRGRMAGLTRELNRIVGRDVYSFDVRRVARGTAVPALLVHDPADPEAPYHEHAREIAAAWRGCEVVETPGLGHRGMLADPETIVRAVRFVDGLRRGARRVTVPAVRLATGTDGD; encoded by the coding sequence ATGCCCGCACGCCGAGCGACTCAGAAAAGCACGACCGGTCGTACTCTCCTGCACCTCTTCTTCGGCACGGCCTCGCGCGTGGCGCCGCGGTGGACGGAGCGGCGTGCGGCGCGGCTCTTCCTGACGCCGAAGCGCCGGCGCCGCCCCGTGCCCGCGCCGCCGGAGTCGGCCGCCGGCGTGATCTCCCGCCCCTTCGTGCTGGAGATGGACGGGCTGCGCGTTCCCGCCTGGAGCTGGGGCGCGGGGCCGATGGTGCTGCTGGCGCACGGCTGGGCGGGCGGCGCGGCGGACATGGCGCCGCTGGCAGGCGCGCTGGCCGAGGCGGGATACCGCGCGGTGTTCCTGGAGCTCCCCGGCCATGGCGACGACGGGCGGCGGCACACCTCGATGGCAGAGTGGCTGCGCGCGCTGCGGGGGATCGTGGGGCTGCTGGGCCAGCCGTACGCCGTCGTCGGCCACTCGATGGGCGCGGCGGCCGTCGCGCTGGCGCTGGACGAGGGCGTGGAGCCGCGCGGCGCCGTGCTCCTGGCGCCCGTGGTGGCGCCGATGGCGTTCGCCGACCGCTTCGCGCGTTTCATCGGCCTCCCGCGCGGGCGGATGGCGGGGCTGACGCGCGAGCTGAACCGCATCGTCGGGCGCGACGTTTATTCGTTCGACGTGCGGCGGGTGGCGCGCGGGACCGCCGTCCCCGCCCTGCTGGTGCATGACCCGGCGGACCCCGAGGCGCCGTACCACGAGCACGCGAGGGAGATCGCCGCGGCGTGGCGCGGCTGCGAGGTCGTCGAGACGCCCGGCCTCGGCCACCGCGGGATGCTGGCGGACCCGGAGACGATCGTGCGCGCGGTCCGCTTCGTCGACGGCCTGCGCCGCGGCGCCCGTCGCGTCACCGTGCCCGCCGTGCGCCTGGCGACGGGCACCGACGGCGACTGA
- a CDS encoding TetR/AcrR family transcriptional regulator encodes MTTALSLASIDGLEGLSLGRLADEVGMSKSGLFAHFRSKEQLELAVIDEAAERFTEMVVRPAFTAPRGEPRIRALFERWLQWTGQESLPGGCVFVHLGAELDDRPGPARDALVAQQRRWFEALAGAARLAIDAGHFRADTDPELFAFQMHGIFLTYNHVQRVLGDRNAEARAHGAFDALLASVRADAAAASRSPSP; translated from the coding sequence GTGACCACCGCGCTGAGCCTGGCCAGCATCGACGGGCTGGAGGGGCTCAGTCTCGGCCGCCTGGCCGACGAGGTGGGGATGTCGAAGAGCGGGCTGTTCGCGCACTTCCGCTCCAAGGAGCAGCTGGAGCTGGCGGTGATCGACGAGGCGGCCGAGCGCTTTACGGAGATGGTGGTGCGCCCGGCGTTCACCGCGCCGCGCGGCGAGCCGCGGATCCGCGCGCTGTTCGAGCGGTGGCTCCAATGGACGGGGCAGGAGAGCCTTCCCGGCGGATGCGTGTTCGTGCACCTGGGCGCGGAGCTCGACGACCGCCCCGGCCCCGCGCGCGACGCGCTGGTGGCCCAGCAGCGCCGCTGGTTCGAGGCGCTGGCCGGCGCAGCGCGGCTGGCCATCGACGCCGGCCACTTCCGCGCGGACACCGATCCCGAGTTGTTCGCCTTCCAGATGCACGGCATCTTCCTGACCTACAACCACGTGCAGCGCGTGCTGGGCGACCGCAACGCCGAAGCGCGCGCGCACGGCGCATTCGACGCGCTGCTGGCGTCCGTCCGCGCGGACGCGGCCGCCGCGAGCCGATCCCCATCACCCTGA
- a CDS encoding NAD(P)-dependent oxidoreductase, whose amino-acid sequence MRIFVTGATGVVGKRVIPQLIALGHEVTAVARTTEKAVRLKRAGATPVVLDLFDSDAVERAVAGHEVVINLATHIPSSSTKMFLPGTWRENDRVRRDGSRILVDAAIAGGATRFIQEAFAPLYADAGDRWIDEASPVKPARYNRTSLDAEASAHRFTGDGRQGVVLRFGAFYGPDAMQTVDFVKFVRKGRFPLLGAPDAYVSSISHDDAAGAVIAALGVPAGLYNATDDEPVTRLEFARVIANALGVPVPKLFPRWVAKLAGSLGELLSRSERISNRKLREASGWTPRYPSVREGIPATIREMK is encoded by the coding sequence ATGCGCATATTCGTCACCGGCGCGACCGGTGTGGTGGGGAAGCGGGTGATCCCGCAGCTGATCGCGCTCGGCCATGAGGTCACCGCCGTGGCGCGGACGACGGAGAAGGCGGTGCGGCTGAAGCGCGCCGGCGCCACGCCCGTGGTGCTCGACCTGTTCGACTCCGACGCCGTCGAACGCGCCGTGGCGGGGCACGAGGTGGTGATCAACCTGGCGACGCACATCCCGTCGTCGAGCACGAAGATGTTCCTCCCAGGCACTTGGCGCGAGAACGACCGCGTGCGCCGCGACGGCTCGCGCATCCTCGTCGACGCGGCCATCGCGGGCGGGGCGACGCGCTTCATCCAGGAGGCGTTCGCGCCGCTCTACGCCGACGCGGGCGACCGCTGGATCGACGAGGCGTCGCCGGTGAAGCCCGCGCGCTACAACCGCACCTCGCTCGACGCGGAGGCCTCGGCGCACCGCTTCACGGGAGACGGGCGGCAGGGCGTGGTGCTCCGCTTCGGCGCGTTCTACGGGCCGGACGCGATGCAGACGGTGGACTTCGTGAAGTTCGTGCGGAAGGGGCGCTTCCCGCTTCTCGGCGCGCCGGACGCGTACGTCTCGTCGATCTCGCACGACGACGCGGCGGGCGCGGTGATCGCCGCGCTCGGCGTGCCCGCGGGGCTCTACAACGCCACCGACGACGAGCCGGTGACGCGGCTGGAGTTCGCGCGGGTGATCGCCAACGCGCTCGGCGTGCCCGTGCCGAAGCTCTTCCCGCGCTGGGTGGCGAAGCTGGCGGGGTCGCTGGGCGAGCTGCTGTCGCGTAGCGAGCGCATCTCCAACCGCAAGCTCCGCGAGGCCAGCGGCTGGACGCCCAGGTACCCCAGCGTCCGCGAGGGCATTCCGGCGACGATCCGGGAGATGAAGTAG
- a CDS encoding alpha/beta fold hydrolase — MDRLSRPVEQMRDHYDVVVVGSGYGGGIAASRLARAGRKVCLLERGREIQPGEYPDTLPEAAHEMQALLNEGHVGNRLGLFDFHVHPDMSALVGCGLGGTSLINANVSIVPDERVFAQARWPAELRDRSVLDEGYQRAWKMLRPNPYPPGGTKGYPPLPKLTAQEVSAAYLKKIHPDQPAEFRRTDINVNFTVDGPNHVGTIQKPCNNCGDCVSGCNVRAKNTTLMNYLPDARNHGAEIFTQCAVKYVEKEPDGTWTVHFDWVGSGRGEFKAPELFVRADVVVISAGTLGSTEIMLRSRAKGLPASDRVGDHFSGNGDVLGFAYDCKDNIDGIGYGHRKPKADRPCGPCITTVIDRTKTAKVEDGSIIEEGSIPGAIADLLPVAFAAAEAAVGQETHAGVHHKLREIEQTIESIVLGPRVGADRKTQTYLVMAHDGSDGRLVLEDDRIRIRWPGVGKKPVFQSINQELKESTEPLDGCYIENPVWAPALGSNLITVHPLGGCVMADDASQGVVNHKGQVFSGSTGTAVHEGLYVTDGSVIPTSLGVNPLFTISAVSERNVALLAADRGWTIDYALPSQKPADWQEPKPGIRFTETMKGFWSRTAGLDYQHAAAEGKTAGDRLEFTLTIQSDDVQAMIEDPAHRATMIGTVICPALSPKALAVSQGEFHLFVDDAQQAGAKQMIYRMVMRSEEGRAWFFSGFKEMTDGSAIHAWPQTTTLYVTVRDGDNEAAPVLGKGVLTIAAADFARQMTTMKVTNASSFKERLKWMEKFGRFFAGNLWDQYGGVVGAFTHLEYEESPRKRRPLRVGAPEVHDFWTEDRVKLRLTRYRGGAKGPVILSHGLGVSSLIFSVDTIQTNLLEYLYAQGYDCWLLDYRSSIALPEDARLQSTGDDVAKYDYPAAVATVKKVTGAPNVQMVAHCYGATTFTMAMLGGHLGDSVRSAVISQISTNVKTPALTAIKSAMHLPNVLQVFGFKTLTAYTDKRESWIGKLFDRFAAMYAYFVAQGRCHDPVCHRISFLYGPLYKHTTLNPDTHNVLHEMFGLAAIAQFKHLALMVRKKKVVAADGKDVYFPNLERMAIPIEFVHGAENRCFLPVSTELTVKNLSAANGAELYSRHVIPGYGHIDCIYGEDAAKDVYPHILAHLEKTATLPGATVEFAAIATPEAATPGEPEPAGN, encoded by the coding sequence ATGGACCGTCTTTCCCGTCCCGTCGAGCAGATGCGCGACCACTACGACGTGGTGGTCGTGGGATCCGGCTACGGCGGAGGCATCGCCGCGTCGCGCCTGGCGCGCGCGGGCCGCAAGGTCTGCCTCCTGGAGCGTGGCCGCGAGATCCAGCCGGGCGAGTACCCCGACACCCTTCCCGAGGCCGCGCACGAGATGCAGGCCCTGCTGAACGAGGGGCACGTGGGCAACCGCCTGGGGTTGTTCGATTTCCACGTGCACCCCGACATGAGCGCCCTGGTGGGGTGCGGCCTGGGCGGCACCTCGCTGATCAACGCGAACGTCTCCATCGTCCCCGACGAGCGGGTGTTCGCGCAGGCGCGCTGGCCGGCCGAGCTGCGCGACCGCTCGGTCCTCGACGAGGGGTACCAGCGCGCGTGGAAGATGCTGCGCCCCAATCCGTATCCCCCCGGGGGGACGAAGGGGTACCCGCCGCTCCCCAAGCTCACGGCGCAGGAAGTGTCCGCCGCGTACCTCAAGAAGATCCATCCCGACCAGCCCGCCGAGTTCCGCCGCACCGACATCAACGTGAACTTCACGGTCGACGGCCCGAACCACGTGGGGACGATCCAGAAGCCGTGCAACAACTGCGGCGACTGCGTGAGCGGGTGCAACGTCCGCGCGAAGAACACCACGCTGATGAACTACCTCCCCGACGCGCGCAACCACGGGGCGGAGATCTTCACGCAGTGCGCGGTGAAGTACGTGGAGAAGGAGCCCGACGGCACCTGGACCGTGCACTTCGACTGGGTGGGGAGCGGCCGCGGCGAGTTCAAGGCGCCCGAGCTCTTCGTCCGCGCCGACGTCGTCGTCATCTCCGCCGGCACGCTGGGGTCGACGGAGATCATGCTCCGCTCGCGGGCGAAGGGGCTGCCCGCCAGCGACCGCGTGGGCGACCACTTCTCCGGCAACGGCGACGTCCTGGGCTTCGCCTACGACTGCAAGGACAACATCGACGGCATCGGCTACGGGCACAGGAAGCCCAAGGCCGACCGGCCGTGCGGCCCCTGCATCACCACCGTGATCGACCGGACCAAGACGGCGAAGGTGGAGGACGGGTCGATCATCGAGGAGGGCTCGATCCCCGGCGCCATCGCCGACCTCCTTCCCGTCGCGTTCGCGGCGGCCGAGGCGGCGGTGGGGCAGGAGACGCACGCCGGCGTGCACCACAAGCTGCGCGAGATCGAGCAGACCATCGAGAGCATCGTCCTCGGCCCGCGCGTGGGCGCCGACCGCAAGACGCAGACGTACCTGGTGATGGCGCACGACGGCAGCGACGGGCGCCTGGTGCTGGAGGACGACCGCATCCGCATCCGCTGGCCGGGGGTGGGAAAGAAGCCGGTCTTCCAGTCCATCAACCAGGAGCTCAAGGAGTCCACCGAGCCGCTCGACGGGTGCTACATCGAGAACCCCGTCTGGGCGCCGGCGCTCGGCTCCAACCTGATCACCGTGCACCCGCTGGGCGGCTGCGTGATGGCCGACGACGCGTCGCAGGGCGTGGTGAACCACAAGGGCCAGGTCTTCAGCGGCTCGACGGGGACGGCGGTGCACGAGGGGCTGTACGTGACCGACGGCTCCGTCATCCCCACCTCGCTGGGGGTGAACCCGCTCTTCACCATCTCCGCCGTCTCCGAGCGCAACGTGGCGCTGCTCGCGGCGGACCGGGGATGGACGATCGACTACGCGCTGCCGTCGCAGAAGCCGGCGGACTGGCAGGAGCCGAAGCCCGGGATCCGCTTCACCGAGACGATGAAGGGGTTCTGGTCGCGCACGGCGGGGCTCGACTACCAGCACGCGGCCGCGGAAGGGAAGACGGCCGGCGACCGGCTGGAGTTCACCCTCACCATCCAGAGCGACGACGTGCAGGCGATGATCGAGGACCCGGCGCACCGGGCCACGATGATCGGCACGGTGATCTGCCCCGCGCTGTCGCCGAAGGCGCTCGCCGTCAGCCAGGGCGAGTTCCACCTGTTCGTGGACGACGCGCAGCAGGCGGGCGCCAAGCAGATGATCTACCGGATGGTGATGCGGAGCGAGGAGGGACGCGCCTGGTTCTTCTCCGGCTTCAAGGAGATGACCGACGGCTCGGCCATCCACGCCTGGCCGCAGACGACGACGCTCTACGTCACCGTCCGCGACGGCGACAACGAGGCGGCGCCGGTGCTGGGGAAGGGCGTGCTGACCATCGCTGCGGCCGACTTCGCGCGGCAGATGACCACGATGAAGGTGACCAACGCCTCGTCGTTCAAGGAGCGGCTGAAGTGGATGGAGAAGTTCGGCCGCTTCTTCGCCGGCAACCTGTGGGACCAGTACGGCGGCGTGGTGGGCGCCTTCACCCACCTGGAGTACGAGGAGAGCCCGCGCAAGCGCCGCCCGCTGCGGGTGGGCGCGCCCGAGGTGCACGACTTCTGGACGGAGGACAGGGTCAAGCTGCGCCTCACCCGCTACCGCGGCGGGGCCAAGGGGCCGGTGATCCTCTCGCACGGGCTGGGCGTGTCGAGCCTGATCTTCTCGGTCGACACCATCCAGACCAACCTGCTCGAGTACCTGTACGCTCAAGGGTACGACTGCTGGCTGCTGGACTACCGCAGCAGCATCGCCCTTCCCGAGGACGCGCGCCTCCAGTCCACCGGAGACGACGTGGCGAAGTACGACTATCCCGCCGCGGTGGCGACGGTGAAGAAGGTGACCGGCGCGCCGAACGTGCAGATGGTGGCGCACTGCTACGGGGCGACCACGTTCACCATGGCCATGCTGGGCGGCCACCTGGGCGACAGCGTGCGCTCGGCGGTGATCTCGCAGATCAGCACCAACGTGAAGACGCCGGCGCTGACGGCCATCAAGTCGGCGATGCACCTGCCCAACGTCCTCCAGGTCTTCGGCTTCAAGACGCTGACGGCGTACACCGACAAGCGGGAGAGCTGGATCGGCAAGCTGTTCGACCGCTTCGCCGCCATGTACGCGTACTTCGTGGCGCAGGGGCGCTGCCACGACCCCGTCTGCCACCGCATCAGCTTCCTCTACGGGCCGCTGTACAAGCACACCACGCTGAACCCCGACACGCACAACGTGCTGCACGAGATGTTCGGGCTGGCGGCCATCGCCCAGTTCAAGCACCTCGCGCTGATGGTGCGGAAGAAGAAGGTGGTGGCGGCCGACGGGAAGGACGTCTACTTCCCCAACCTGGAGCGGATGGCCATCCCCATCGAGTTCGTGCACGGGGCCGAGAACCGCTGCTTCCTGCCGGTCAGCACCGAGCTGACGGTGAAGAACCTGTCCGCGGCCAACGGGGCGGAGCTGTACAGCCGCCACGTGATCCCCGGCTACGGCCACATCGACTGCATCTACGGCGAGGACGCGGCGAAGGACGTGTATCCGCACATCCTCGCGCACCTGGAGAAGACCGCCACCCTCCCCGGCGCCACGGTGGAGTTCGCGGCGATCGCCACGCCCGAGGCGGCCACGCCGGGCGAACCCGAACCCGCGGGGAACTGA